The Pedobacter roseus genome contains a region encoding:
- a CDS encoding NADP-dependent malic enzyme, producing MSNTNRKQDALDYHSQGRPGKIQVVPTKPTTSQRDLTLAYSPGVAEPCLKIANNKEDVYKYTAKGNLVAVISNGTAVLGLGNIGPEAGKPVMEGKGLLFKIFSDIDVFDLELDTENVDDFVKIVKALEPTFGGINLEDIKAPECFEIERRLKQEMNIPVMHDDQHGTAIISGAALLNACEIQKKKIDKIQVVVSGAGAAAVSCSKMYLSLGVKKENLVMFDINGLIDIHRTDLDDIRMSFATTRKDIANIGEAMKGADVFIGLSAANVISPEMLVGMAKNPIVFAMANPNPEIAYELAIKTRKDLIMATGRSDYPNQVNNVLGFPYIFRGALDVRATSINEAMKIAAVKAIAELAKKSVPEAVNLAYNARNLKFGKDYIIPKPVDFRLITEVSTAVAKAAIESGVARKIITDWDAYNEELRKRLGLDDAIMRAVTTKAKMAPKRVVFAEADNYKILKAAQIVKDDNIAIPILLGNREKIQAIIDEHALELEGVEIIDQMQNPDKTKQYAEALFKKRQRKGVSSMRDATKLLRDRNYYGASMVEFGEADAMISGLTKNYAATIKPALQVIGVKPGVKRVAGMYMMMTKKGPVFFGDTTVNVDPTAEELVDITLLIDKSVKQFNIKPRIALLSYSNFGSNDGVTPNKVRETVNLLHKNHPEIVVDGEMQGNFAINNELLKDNFPFSTLADAPANTLVFPNLESGNIAYKLLQELGGAEAVGPILLGLNKPVHIVQLGSSVREIVNMVTIAVVDVQAKEEIETSKRKGIFGKTTKK from the coding sequence ATGAGTAATACGAATAGAAAGCAAGATGCGTTGGATTACCACTCGCAAGGCCGTCCGGGAAAGATACAAGTAGTACCCACCAAACCCACAACATCGCAAAGGGATTTAACCCTGGCATACTCTCCAGGAGTTGCTGAGCCTTGTTTAAAAATAGCAAACAATAAAGAAGATGTTTATAAATATACCGCAAAAGGTAATTTAGTTGCTGTAATTAGTAATGGAACGGCTGTTTTAGGCCTTGGTAACATCGGTCCCGAGGCTGGTAAGCCCGTAATGGAAGGCAAAGGCCTTTTATTTAAAATATTTTCTGATATCGATGTGTTCGATTTAGAACTGGATACCGAAAATGTAGACGATTTTGTAAAGATCGTTAAAGCATTGGAGCCAACTTTTGGGGGGATTAACCTCGAGGATATCAAAGCTCCGGAGTGTTTCGAGATTGAGCGCCGTTTAAAACAGGAGATGAATATCCCTGTAATGCACGATGACCAGCACGGAACAGCCATTATTTCTGGTGCAGCCTTATTAAATGCCTGCGAAATCCAGAAAAAGAAAATCGATAAAATTCAGGTGGTAGTAAGCGGTGCTGGTGCTGCAGCTGTTTCCTGCTCTAAAATGTACCTCAGTTTAGGGGTTAAAAAAGAGAATTTGGTGATGTTCGATATCAATGGGTTAATTGATATCCACCGCACCGATCTGGATGATATCCGGATGAGCTTTGCAACAACCAGAAAAGATATTGCCAATATCGGAGAAGCCATGAAAGGCGCTGATGTTTTCATCGGACTTTCGGCTGCAAACGTAATTTCTCCGGAAATGCTGGTAGGTATGGCCAAAAACCCGATTGTTTTTGCTATGGCCAATCCAAATCCGGAAATAGCCTACGAGCTGGCCATTAAAACCCGTAAAGATCTCATTATGGCTACCGGCCGTTCTGATTATCCCAACCAGGTGAACAATGTATTGGGTTTTCCTTATATTTTCCGTGGAGCGCTGGATGTTAGGGCAACCAGTATTAACGAAGCCATGAAAATTGCTGCGGTTAAAGCCATTGCCGAACTGGCCAAAAAGTCGGTTCCAGAAGCGGTTAACCTCGCCTACAATGCCCGTAACCTTAAATTTGGTAAAGATTACATCATTCCAAAACCTGTTGATTTCAGGTTGATCACCGAGGTTTCTACAGCTGTGGCCAAAGCGGCAATTGAAAGCGGAGTGGCCAGAAAAATCATTACCGACTGGGATGCTTATAATGAAGAGCTGAGGAAACGTTTAGGTTTGGATGACGCCATCATGAGGGCGGTAACCACCAAAGCCAAAATGGCCCCTAAACGTGTGGTATTTGCCGAAGCTGATAACTATAAAATCTTAAAAGCAGCCCAGATTGTAAAGGATGACAACATTGCTATTCCGATTCTTTTAGGTAACAGAGAAAAAATCCAGGCCATTATTGATGAACACGCTTTAGAGCTGGAAGGTGTTGAGATTATCGATCAAATGCAGAACCCGGATAAAACCAAACAATATGCCGAAGCGCTTTTCAAAAAACGCCAGCGCAAAGGGGTTTCTTCTATGCGTGATGCAACTAAATTATTGAGAGACCGTAACTACTACGGAGCATCCATGGTAGAGTTTGGTGAGGCTGATGCGATGATTTCGGGCTTAACGAAAAACTATGCCGCCACCATTAAACCTGCTTTACAGGTAATCGGTGTAAAACCAGGGGTGAAACGTGTGGCTGGTATGTACATGATGATGACCAAAAAAGGTCCTGTTTTCTTTGGCGATACCACTGTAAATGTTGATCCAACGGCAGAAGAACTGGTTGATATTACTTTATTAATCGATAAATCGGTAAAACAGTTTAACATCAAACCACGTATTGCACTTTTATCGTATTCAAACTTTGGATCAAACGATGGTGTAACCCCGAATAAAGTAAGGGAAACCGTTAACCTGCTCCATAAAAACCACCCCGAAATTGTGGTAGATGGTGAGATGCAGGGAAATTTTGCGATTAACAATGAGTTGCTGAAAGATAACTTTCCTTTTAGTACATTAGCTGATGCGCCGGCCAATACGCTTGTGTTCCCAAATCTTGAGTCAGGAAACATTGCATACAAATTGTTACAAGAACTTGGTGGTGCAGAAGCAGTGGGACCGATCCTTTTGGGACTGAATAAACCTGTTCATATTGTTCAATTAGGTAGTTCGGTACGCGAAATTGTAAATATGGTTACCATTGCCGTTGTAGATGTTCAGGCTA
- a CDS encoding lytic transglycosylase domain-containing protein — translation MIKKLLFASICACLGYISSASAQQTLKLDSLPKVYNNIFINTDTVAVPAVSENPLTMGQNFIYKLRLDSIAKTVPLPYNEYVQQYIDIYSKRKDMFGKMMGLSSYYFPIFDKALKDYNIPQEIKYLTIVESQMNPHAISRVGATGIWQFMFGTGKAYGLKMDNFVDERKDPIQASYAAAAYFRDAFEELGDWLLAIAAYNCGKGNVNRAIDKAGSRDFWVIRQFLPKETRNYVPAFIAAVYVMNYSHKHQITAQASNMFLKTDTVQTTRFVSLATLAKALNIEEEAMMALNPSYKKKIVNGTDDEPKRIVMPKLRDIDYAGIYDVLNNQDVDVSMKVVEASTDDVRDLRKKKIKTVTASSVVYHKVTAGQSLTAVADKYGVEVQDLRVWNGLKSKTLVPGQKLKIYAKNRTPLKVPSSFLSYKVKTGDTLSEIAEKFDGATVQSIRRDNRLSKAGLQVGMVLKISKG, via the coding sequence ATGATTAAAAAATTACTTTTTGCTTCAATTTGTGCTTGCTTAGGATACATTTCTTCCGCTTCCGCGCAACAAACCCTTAAACTCGATAGTCTTCCCAAGGTATACAACAACATCTTTATCAATACCGATACCGTAGCCGTACCAGCAGTTTCTGAAAACCCGCTAACCATGGGACAGAACTTTATCTACAAGCTCAGGCTCGATTCTATCGCTAAAACCGTTCCGCTTCCTTATAACGAATACGTTCAGCAGTATATCGATATCTATTCCAAGCGTAAGGATATGTTCGGGAAAATGATGGGTTTATCCAGTTATTACTTCCCGATTTTTGATAAGGCCTTAAAAGATTATAACATTCCGCAGGAAATAAAATATTTAACTATTGTTGAGTCGCAGATGAATCCCCATGCCATTTCGCGTGTGGGTGCAACCGGTATCTGGCAGTTTATGTTCGGTACAGGTAAAGCTTATGGTTTAAAGATGGATAACTTTGTTGATGAACGCAAAGATCCGATCCAGGCCAGTTATGCTGCCGCGGCTTATTTTAGAGATGCTTTTGAAGAATTGGGCGACTGGCTTTTGGCCATTGCAGCCTATAACTGTGGAAAAGGCAATGTAAACCGGGCCATAGATAAAGCAGGATCAAGGGATTTTTGGGTAATCAGACAGTTTTTGCCCAAAGAAACCAGGAATTATGTGCCGGCATTTATTGCCGCGGTTTATGTGATGAACTATTCCCACAAACACCAGATTACAGCACAGGCTTCGAACATGTTCCTTAAAACCGATACCGTTCAAACTACCCGTTTTGTATCCTTAGCTACCCTGGCCAAAGCGCTTAATATCGAAGAGGAAGCCATGATGGCCTTAAACCCTTCGTATAAGAAGAAGATTGTAAATGGTACCGATGATGAACCAAAGCGGATCGTAATGCCAAAATTAAGGGATATCGATTATGCTGGTATTTATGATGTGCTAAACAATCAGGACGTTGATGTGAGCATGAAAGTGGTAGAAGCCAGTACCGACGACGTAAGGGATTTAAGAAAGAAAAAAATAAAAACCGTAACTGCATCTTCTGTAGTTTACCATAAAGTTACTGCCGGGCAGAGTTTAACAGCCGTTGCTGATAAATATGGTGTCGAAGTTCAGGATCTGCGGGTTTGGAACGGCCTGAAAAGCAAAACCCTCGTGCCGGGACAGAAGTTAAAAATCTATGCTAAAAACCGTACTCCTTTAAAAGTACCATCTTCGTTTTTAAGTTATAAAGTAAAAACCGGCGATACCCTCTCAGAAATTGCTGAGAAATTCGATGGTGCAACTGTGCAGAGCATCCGCAGAGATAACCGTTTATCAAAAGCAGGTTTGCAGGTGGGCATGGTGCTAAAGATTAGTAAGGGGTAA
- the gatA gene encoding Asp-tRNA(Asn)/Glu-tRNA(Gln) amidotransferase subunit GatA: MKKYSALKEIQALISQKQLTLPDLLAYYFKQIKDKEHLNAFNEVFFYSAEVQAKAIQQKIDNGTAGKLAGMVIGIKDNICYKDHIVTASSKMLEGFVSPYSSTVVERLLQEDAIIIGRLNCDEFAMGGSNETSYYGAVKNAANPELVPGGSSGGSAVAVQADMCLATLGTDTGGSVRQPAAFCGQIGLKPTYGRISRYGVIAYASSFDQVGPITSSVEDAALLLQVLAGADEHDSTVSPLAVPDYPAHLNEHKKQKIAVLKETIENDALDPEIKSAILASIEKLKADGHSVEYVSFDLLDYLVPAYYILTTAEASSNLSRYDGVHYGHRNTEAKSLNELYKLSRAEGFGEEVKRRILLGTFVLSAGYYDAYYQKAQQVRRLIREKMDALFHDYDLILSPVAPTSAFKIGDNVQDALVMYMADIFTVLPSLSGNPAIALPLGNNEAGLPLSIQFTAKHFEEDKLLAFSQAFLS, from the coding sequence TTGAAGAAATACAGCGCTCTAAAAGAGATTCAGGCACTCATTTCGCAAAAGCAATTAACTTTACCCGATTTATTGGCTTATTATTTTAAGCAGATTAAAGATAAAGAACACCTCAATGCATTTAACGAGGTGTTTTTTTATTCGGCCGAAGTTCAGGCAAAAGCGATTCAGCAAAAGATAGATAATGGTACTGCAGGTAAACTTGCAGGTATGGTGATTGGCATTAAAGATAATATCTGTTACAAAGACCATATCGTTACTGCATCTTCAAAAATGCTCGAAGGCTTTGTATCCCCATATTCATCAACTGTTGTAGAACGTTTATTGCAGGAAGATGCCATTATTATCGGCCGTTTAAACTGTGATGAGTTTGCTATGGGCGGCTCAAACGAAACTTCATACTATGGGGCGGTTAAAAATGCAGCAAACCCTGAGCTTGTTCCAGGTGGGTCTTCCGGTGGTTCGGCCGTAGCTGTTCAGGCTGACATGTGTTTGGCCACCCTGGGTACCGATACAGGCGGCTCAGTGAGGCAACCGGCTGCTTTTTGCGGACAAATCGGTTTAAAGCCCACTTACGGCCGTATTTCGAGGTATGGTGTAATTGCTTATGCTTCATCATTTGATCAGGTTGGGCCGATTACCTCTTCAGTAGAAGATGCTGCCCTGCTTCTGCAGGTTTTAGCTGGCGCTGATGAACATGATTCGACAGTTTCTCCTTTAGCCGTTCCCGATTACCCTGCGCATTTAAATGAACACAAAAAACAAAAAATAGCTGTTTTAAAAGAAACCATCGAAAACGATGCCCTCGATCCAGAGATTAAATCGGCTATTTTAGCTTCAATTGAAAAGTTAAAAGCTGATGGACATAGCGTTGAATATGTATCTTTCGACCTTTTGGATTACCTGGTTCCGGCTTATTATATTTTAACAACAGCCGAAGCCTCTTCAAACCTTTCGCGTTACGATGGTGTGCACTATGGGCACCGTAATACCGAAGCGAAATCGTTAAACGAACTGTATAAATTATCACGTGCCGAGGGGTTTGGCGAAGAAGTAAAACGCCGTATCCTTTTAGGTACTTTTGTTTTAAGCGCCGGATATTACGATGCTTACTACCAAAAAGCACAGCAGGTACGTCGCCTGATCAGGGAAAAAATGGATGCTTTATTTCATGATTATGATTTAATTCTTTCTCCTGTGGCACCAACATCCGCCTTTAAAATAGGCGATAACGTACAGGATGCACTGGTAATGTACATGGCCGATATTTTTACCGTGCTGCCATCTTTAAGCGGAAATCCGGCTATTGCTTTGCCTTTGGGCAATAATGAAGCTGGTTTGCCGTTAAGTATTCAATTTACAGCCAAACATTTTGAGGAAGATAAGCTTTTAGCTTTTTCTCAGGCATTTTTATCATAG
- a CDS encoding Sec-independent protein translocase subunit TatA/TatB codes for MLNTTIAAMLGTPEIIIIAVVVLLLFGGKKIPELMRGLGKGVKEFKDGKDGVDGDQVDPSNRDKTV; via the coding sequence ATGTTAAATACAACAATAGCAGCAATGCTTGGAACACCAGAAATTATCATTATTGCGGTAGTGGTATTGTTATTATTTGGTGGCAAAAAAATCCCTGAACTAATGAGAGGTTTAGGTAAAGGTGTTAAAGAATTTAAAGATGGAAAAGATGGTGTTGATGGAGATCAGGTAGATCCATCTAACCGTGATAAAACCGTTTAA
- a CDS encoding Sec-independent protein translocase subunit TatA/TatB, whose translation MYQGTLLEFLNMGGSEIVLILVVVLLLFGGKKLPELARGLGKGIREFKDASDGVKREIHRNINAMDLDKEEAEETAVNHSQRHHPTEETPVDEKVTASVPHTESSTPVDEKIVADNHKV comes from the coding sequence ATGTATCAAGGCACGTTATTAGAGTTTTTAAACATGGGTGGATCGGAGATCGTGCTCATTTTAGTGGTAGTCCTATTATTGTTCGGTGGTAAAAAACTACCTGAGCTGGCAAGGGGACTTGGAAAAGGGATCAGAGAGTTTAAAGATGCATCTGATGGTGTGAAGCGTGAAATCCATAGGAACATCAATGCTATGGATTTAGATAAAGAAGAAGCGGAAGAAACAGCGGTAAACCATAGTCAACGTCACCATCCAACAGAAGAAACACCTGTTGATGAAAAAGTTACGGCAAGTGTGCCACATACCGAATCAAGCACCCCGGTTGACGAAAAAATTGTAGCAGACAATCATAAAGTTTAA
- a CDS encoding murein hydrolase activator EnvC family protein, protein MKLQKLLFILFLSVLTLSAVAQTESQLRRKKEAIEREIEQLQKNLNKTASGKKLTLQQINAINAQIRLRQDKIGTINSEIKNLDNQISQNTNTVHTLQGQLGDLKKEYAGMIRFAQRNRNSYDKMMFIFASKDFNQAYKRIKYLQQFSQYRKKQAGYIENTQQDLNGKIKVLDKTLREKSDLLKEQEKERERLGRDKSEQAVVLNKLSKDEKQFRQDINTRKKQQAQIDKAIRLAIQRAIEEARRKAAEEARIAAAKAAAEAKAAAARAKAENRPAPAAPAAAKEKSTNELLTNDAGSAKLAAGFENNRGRLPYPVSGTITEHFGVHKVDQASMNNEGVNITSSEGAPVRAVFDGEVLGISLIYGKYVVILMHGNYFTIYQNLKSASVSKGDKVSTRQTIGVLANSGDIAELHFEIMRGQTKLNPEAWISK, encoded by the coding sequence ATGAAGCTACAAAAACTCCTATTTATCCTTTTTTTAAGCGTGTTAACCCTTTCGGCGGTTGCACAAACTGAAAGTCAGCTCAGAAGGAAAAAAGAAGCTATTGAACGTGAAATAGAACAACTTCAAAAGAATCTGAATAAGACTGCCAGCGGTAAAAAGCTTACCCTACAGCAGATTAATGCCATCAATGCCCAGATCAGGTTGCGTCAGGATAAAATCGGCACAATCAACTCTGAAATTAAAAATCTGGATAACCAAATCTCTCAGAACACAAATACCGTACATACATTGCAGGGTCAGTTGGGCGATCTTAAAAAAGAGTATGCGGGCATGATCCGTTTTGCACAGCGAAACAGGAACTCGTACGATAAAATGATGTTTATTTTCGCCTCGAAAGATTTTAACCAGGCCTATAAAAGGATCAAATATTTACAACAGTTTAGTCAGTACAGAAAAAAGCAGGCTGGTTATATCGAAAATACGCAGCAGGACCTAAACGGGAAGATTAAAGTGCTTGATAAAACACTCCGTGAAAAAAGTGACCTGTTAAAAGAGCAGGAAAAGGAACGTGAGCGTTTAGGCAGAGATAAGAGTGAACAGGCAGTAGTGCTGAACAAGTTGAGTAAGGATGAAAAGCAGTTTAGGCAGGATATCAATACCCGTAAAAAACAACAAGCACAGATAGATAAAGCCATTCGTTTAGCGATACAAAGGGCTATTGAAGAGGCAAGAAGAAAGGCTGCTGAAGAAGCACGTATTGCAGCGGCAAAAGCTGCAGCTGAAGCCAAAGCCGCAGCAGCAAGAGCGAAAGCAGAGAATAGACCTGCCCCAGCAGCTCCGGCGGCCGCTAAGGAAAAAAGTACAAATGAATTATTAACTAACGATGCCGGCTCGGCTAAATTAGCAGCAGGCTTCGAGAATAACCGTGGCAGATTGCCTTATCCTGTTTCAGGAACAATTACTGAGCATTTTGGTGTTCATAAGGTAGATCAGGCATCTATGAACAATGAGGGGGTAAATATTACATCCTCTGAAGGTGCGCCAGTGAGAGCAGTTTTTGATGGTGAAGTTTTGGGAATAAGTCTTATTTATGGTAAATATGTAGTTATACTAATGCATGGAAATTATTTTACCATCTATCAAAATCTTAAATCGGCCAGTGTGAGTAAAGGTGATAAGGTAAGTACCCGTCAAACAATTGGAGTTCTTGCTAACTCGGGCGATATTGCTGAGCTGCATTTCGAAATTATGAGGGGGCAAACAAAACTAAATCCAGAGGCCTGGATTAGTAAATAG
- a CDS encoding DUF4292 domain-containing protein has translation MKKSILNSMFLLGAVVFVSACKPKKEVVVAPPTQTETKTDNSKAETLTLLNSKQLKFNTLSLKAKATLDIGGDVNDVTMNFRMKDKEAIWVSITALGGAYEPARALITPDSIKIMNRAKSEYLKKPFSYIYNFTNKQVNFNTLQAILTGNAMGEFLTQQSDVKQENGAWVVSGSKAELDYKLLFNTLFKVAETNLNDVRNGQALKVTYSDYQKLNESLFPGALQIKTLSKAKKINIDLQFVKIDGNVPVDFPFNVPKRFTVVK, from the coding sequence ATGAAAAAAAGTATTTTAAATAGCATGTTCCTGTTGGGAGCAGTAGTTTTTGTTTCGGCATGTAAGCCTAAAAAAGAAGTTGTAGTGGCCCCGCCAACCCAAACGGAAACCAAAACCGATAACTCTAAAGCAGAAACCCTAACGCTATTAAATAGTAAACAGCTTAAATTTAATACCCTTTCTTTAAAAGCCAAGGCAACTTTGGATATTGGTGGCGATGTTAATGATGTGACCATGAATTTCAGGATGAAAGATAAGGAAGCTATTTGGGTTAGTATTACAGCGCTAGGTGGCGCATACGAGCCAGCAAGAGCATTAATTACGCCAGACAGTATTAAAATTATGAATAGGGCAAAGAGCGAATACCTAAAAAAGCCCTTCAGCTACATTTATAACTTCACCAATAAGCAAGTTAATTTTAATACACTTCAGGCAATTTTAACCGGTAACGCCATGGGCGAATTTTTAACCCAGCAATCGGATGTTAAGCAGGAAAACGGCGCTTGGGTTGTTTCGGGAAGCAAGGCCGAACTGGATTACAAGCTGCTTTTCAATACCCTTTTCAAGGTGGCCGAAACCAATTTAAATGACGTTAGAAACGGCCAGGCATTAAAAGTAACTTATTCTGATTATCAGAAACTAAACGAATCTTTATTCCCAGGTGCTTTACAGATCAAAACACTCTCTAAAGCGAAAAAAATAAACATCGATCTGCAGTTTGTGAAAATTGATGGCAATGTTCCTGTCGATTTTCCGTTTAATGTACCAAAGAGGTTTACGGTTGTGAAATAA
- a CDS encoding tetratricopeptide repeat protein gives MVRGTIFLVLGFICTQTFGQGTVTPATNRDSNMVKQLFFAGLREKMSENYVVASTNFNKIVGLDPNNHAAYFELANANLRLDKLSEAEQNIKQAIKLNADNLWYWRLLGEVYKRTNKMPELIDVFNQLIRIDPENDAYYFDKANAQFLANQLDDAKKTYDEIQVKFGDSRDLTNARKRFQANGSATESDIVKLLEGNQADVKNYLYAAGLLLQKGNDPEALKVLVKAQQLEPGNFEVNLALADIYRRQKNDEAAFASLKLAFQSAEMPLTEKVKIIAALFPKLSQPIVAKNVTELSRLVAEKNPADAKALALYGDVLYQQNNLKEALVQYQAALKLNEQVYVVWEQVINIQTLLGHYDEAIKVGDEALTIYPNQASLYYYMAYAQYKTGKYEPAMSNLKTSLQLDVENKSLQAQIYALQGDIFINQNNFSAAKTAFEKTISLEPDNYLIMNNYAYYLALKNDDLAKAAKYAETAANGMPNNPSIIDTYAFILFKQQKYDLAKTWIEKALQNNSNKNGVYLERYGDILFMKGEKDEAVIQWQKAKEAGNGSEVLIKKINEKKYFK, from the coding sequence ATGGTTAGAGGGACTATTTTTCTTGTATTAGGTTTTATATGTACCCAAACATTTGGACAAGGAACGGTTACGCCAGCTACCAACCGCGACAGCAATATGGTAAAACAGTTGTTTTTTGCGGGCTTGCGCGAGAAAATGTCCGAAAATTATGTGGTTGCCTCTACCAATTTTAATAAAATCGTTGGTTTAGATCCGAATAACCATGCGGCTTATTTCGAACTGGCCAATGCCAATCTCCGTTTAGATAAACTGAGCGAGGCTGAACAGAACATCAAACAGGCCATTAAGTTAAATGCCGATAATTTATGGTACTGGCGTTTGCTTGGCGAAGTATATAAACGCACCAATAAAATGCCCGAACTGATTGATGTGTTTAATCAGCTCATCCGCATTGATCCCGAAAATGATGCCTATTATTTTGATAAGGCCAATGCCCAGTTTTTAGCCAATCAGTTAGATGATGCTAAAAAAACTTATGATGAAATACAGGTTAAATTTGGCGATTCTCGAGATCTGACAAATGCCAGAAAACGCTTTCAGGCAAATGGTAGTGCCACCGAAAGTGATATTGTTAAATTACTGGAAGGCAACCAGGCCGACGTAAAAAATTATTTATATGCTGCAGGTCTGCTTTTGCAAAAAGGAAATGATCCTGAAGCATTAAAGGTGCTGGTTAAAGCACAACAATTAGAACCCGGTAACTTTGAGGTTAACCTCGCTTTAGCTGATATTTACCGCAGGCAAAAAAATGATGAAGCCGCCTTTGCTTCCCTAAAGCTTGCTTTCCAAAGTGCTGAAATGCCCTTAACCGAAAAGGTTAAAATTATAGCGGCTCTGTTCCCGAAGCTGAGCCAGCCTATTGTTGCTAAAAACGTAACCGAGCTGAGCAGGCTGGTTGCCGAAAAAAATCCGGCCGATGCCAAAGCTTTAGCGCTTTACGGCGACGTGCTTTATCAGCAGAACAACCTCAAAGAGGCATTGGTGCAATATCAGGCCGCTTTAAAACTCAACGAACAGGTGTATGTGGTTTGGGAGCAGGTCATCAATATCCAAACCTTACTGGGGCATTACGATGAAGCTATAAAAGTGGGCGATGAAGCGCTAACCATTTACCCAAATCAGGCCAGTTTATACTATTACATGGCTTACGCGCAGTATAAAACAGGTAAATACGAGCCTGCAATGAGCAATTTAAAAACTTCGCTACAGTTAGATGTTGAAAATAAGAGTTTACAGGCACAGATTTATGCCTTACAGGGCGATATATTTATCAACCAGAATAATTTTTCAGCAGCAAAAACCGCATTTGAAAAAACCATTTCACTGGAGCCTGATAATTACCTGATCATGAATAATTATGCCTATTATTTAGCGTTAAAGAATGATGATTTAGCAAAAGCTGCAAAATATGCAGAAACAGCGGCCAATGGAATGCCAAACAATCCATCCATTATCGATACTTATGCCTTCATCCTGTTTAAGCAGCAAAAATACGACCTGGCAAAAACATGGATAGAAAAAGCACTGCAAAACAATAGCAATAAAAATGGTGTTTACTTGGAGCGCTATGGAGATATACTTTTTATGAAAGGTGAAAAGGATGAGGCAGTTATCCAGTGGCAAAAAGCAAAAGAGGCCGGAAACGGATCAGAAGTATTAATTAAAAAGATAAATGAAAAAAAGTATTTTAAATAG
- the dut gene encoding dUTP diphosphatase, with the protein MEIKIINTSGHPLPQYETAHAAGMDLRAAITEEIILKPLQRLLVPTGLFIELPIGFEAQIRPRSGLAYKHGISIVNSPGTIDADYRGEIKVLLVNLSDTDFKIVNGDRIAQMVVAKHETVSWQPVTELGETARGEGGYGHTGKV; encoded by the coding sequence ATGGAAATAAAAATTATCAACACATCCGGGCACCCGCTTCCTCAGTACGAAACCGCACACGCGGCAGGAATGGATCTTCGCGCTGCAATAACCGAAGAAATTATTTTGAAACCTTTACAACGGTTATTGGTACCAACGGGTTTATTTATCGAATTGCCTATAGGTTTTGAAGCACAGATCAGGCCAAGGAGCGGGCTGGCTTATAAACATGGCATCAGTATTGTAAATTCTCCGGGTACAATTGATGCCGATTACCGTGGCGAAATAAAAGTTTTATTGGTAAATTTATCAGATACAGATTTTAAAATCGTTAATGGCGACAGGATTGCCCAAATGGTAGTGGCTAAACACGAAACCGTGAGCTGGCAGCCGGTTACCGAACTAGGCGAAACAGCACGCGGCGAAGGCGGTTACGGACATACGGGAAAAGTTTAA